The following proteins come from a genomic window of Pleurocapsa minor HA4230-MV1:
- the polA gene encoding DNA polymerase I: MSSTVVINSTFNQIKPLLILLDGHSLAFRAYYAFNNLRNEPLVTSQGVPTSICFGFINSLLQVLEIESPQSMAIAFDLSEATFRHQADVNYKSDRLETPADFILDLQNLQKLLQGFNLPMITKAGYEADDILGTLATKASQAGYRVKIVTGDRDLFQMVDDDKEISVLYLHNQAFRKSASSYTEFDRAGVIDKMGVTPEQIVDYKALCGDKSDCIPGIAGIGPKTAVKFLQEYQTLSGVYDNLDKIKGANQKKLAEGREDAFHSQFLAQIEINAPIEIELKDCDLVGFEPDKVLPLLEELELKKVIKNLNKLQIKLGGLGEIKQIDLIPSAAKNDSSGQLSLFDRIEPEAPPELFKPELNTQIIDTEEKLEQLVQTLKQHSDPQKPVAWDTETTSLETHLAKLVGIGCCWGDRDTDIAYIPLAHIAGTQLEAKFVLETLKPILESDRYPKAFQNAKFDRLVLDHQGIKLAGVVFDTMLASYVLNPETTHNLGDLSERYGLEITAKSYKDLGIPKGKTIADLDIAVVADYCGLDAYATYYLVGKLKAKLSEFPELAKLLLDVELPLEPVLATMENTGIRLDIKYLQQFARQLNQDLQKLEQDTYQAAGEEFNLSSPKQLSVILFEKLGLDLKKSRKTKTGYSTNQQVLEKLRGDHPVIDNMLEHRTLAKLKSTYVDALPALVRKSTGRLHTDFNQSVVATGRLSSSNPNLQNIPIRTEFSRQIRQAFIPQEGWLLVAADYSQIELRILAHLSQEPVLVDAYRNGKDVHRVTAQLLFDKLEITSEERRLGKIINFGVIYGMGAQRFARESGFNTDVGKQFIEKYREQYAQVFGYLESVKKQAIALGYVNTILGRRRYVNLVSDSLKSLRGTNSAAINLDHLDYSYTDAQTLRAAANSPIQGSSADIIKLAMIKLQDILKDYQARLLLQVHDELVLEVPPEEWQELQPIIKATMENAVKLSIPLAVDINAGKNWMEAK; this comes from the coding sequence ATGTCATCTACTGTTGTAATCAATTCCACTTTCAATCAGATTAAACCACTGTTAATTTTGCTAGACGGGCATTCTTTAGCATTTCGTGCGTACTATGCTTTTAATAATTTGAGAAACGAGCCTTTGGTCACTTCCCAAGGTGTTCCTACTAGTATTTGTTTTGGTTTTATCAACTCTTTATTGCAGGTATTAGAAATAGAATCGCCTCAGTCTATGGCGATCGCCTTTGATTTAAGTGAAGCAACTTTCCGTCATCAAGCTGATGTGAACTATAAAAGCGATCGCCTTGAAACTCCCGCAGACTTTATTCTCGATCTGCAAAATCTGCAAAAGCTACTTCAAGGCTTTAACTTGCCGATGATTACTAAGGCGGGATACGAAGCCGATGATATTTTAGGCACGCTCGCCACCAAAGCCAGTCAGGCGGGGTATAGAGTTAAGATTGTGACGGGCGATCGCGATTTATTTCAGATGGTAGATGATGACAAAGAAATTAGTGTTCTCTATCTCCACAATCAAGCTTTTCGGAAATCAGCCAGCAGCTACACTGAATTTGATCGTGCCGGGGTAATTGACAAGATGGGGGTTACTCCCGAACAGATTGTAGATTATAAAGCCCTCTGTGGTGATAAATCTGACTGTATCCCAGGTATAGCAGGAATTGGCCCTAAAACGGCAGTGAAGTTTTTACAGGAATATCAAACCTTATCTGGAGTATATGACAATCTAGACAAGATTAAAGGAGCAAACCAGAAAAAACTAGCTGAGGGGAGAGAAGATGCTTTTCATTCTCAGTTTCTCGCCCAAATCGAGATTAATGCCCCAATTGAAATTGAATTAAAAGACTGCGATTTGGTTGGCTTTGAGCCAGATAAGGTATTACCTCTTCTGGAAGAATTAGAACTAAAAAAAGTTATTAAAAATCTAAACAAGCTCCAGATCAAACTTGGTGGATTAGGGGAAATTAAACAAATCGATCTTATACCCTCTGCTGCTAAAAATGATAGCAGTGGTCAATTATCTCTGTTCGATCGGATTGAGCCAGAAGCGCCACCAGAATTATTTAAGCCTGAGTTAAACACCCAGATTATTGATACCGAAGAGAAGCTAGAGCAGCTAGTTCAAACCTTAAAGCAGCATAGCGATCCCCAAAAGCCTGTCGCTTGGGATACAGAGACTACTTCTTTAGAAACTCATTTAGCCAAATTAGTGGGGATTGGCTGTTGCTGGGGCGATCGCGATACAGATATTGCCTATATTCCTCTGGCTCATATAGCAGGAACACAACTAGAGGCAAAGTTTGTTTTAGAGACTTTAAAGCCTATTCTAGAGAGCGATCGCTATCCCAAGGCTTTCCAAAATGCGAAGTTTGATCGTCTGGTACTAGATCATCAGGGAATTAAACTGGCAGGAGTGGTATTTGATACGATGCTAGCCAGCTATGTCTTAAATCCTGAAACAACTCATAATCTGGGAGATTTATCAGAGCGCTATGGGTTAGAAATTACGGCGAAAAGCTACAAAGATTTAGGTATACCCAAAGGTAAAACCATCGCTGATTTAGATATTGCGGTAGTTGCTGATTACTGTGGTTTAGATGCCTATGCAACCTACTATCTTGTAGGTAAACTTAAAGCTAAATTAAGCGAATTTCCCGAATTAGCCAAGCTGTTATTGGATGTAGAACTACCTTTAGAACCTGTGTTGGCGACAATGGAAAATACAGGTATTAGATTAGATATTAAATATCTCCAGCAGTTTGCGCGACAACTAAATCAAGACTTACAAAAGCTCGAACAAGATACTTATCAAGCAGCAGGAGAGGAATTTAACTTAAGTTCTCCTAAACAACTGAGTGTAATTCTGTTTGAAAAACTAGGACTCGATCTGAAAAAATCGCGCAAAACCAAAACAGGTTATTCTACCAATCAACAGGTATTAGAAAAGCTGCGGGGAGATCATCCCGTCATTGACAACATGCTAGAACATCGAACTTTAGCTAAACTTAAATCCACCTACGTTGACGCTTTACCTGCTCTGGTAAGAAAGTCTACAGGAAGGTTGCATACAGATTTCAATCAATCAGTGGTAGCTACAGGTAGATTATCCTCTTCTAACCCAAATTTGCAAAACATTCCCATCCGTACTGAGTTTTCTCGCCAGATTCGTCAGGCGTTTATTCCTCAAGAGGGTTGGTTGCTAGTGGCGGCTGACTATTCCCAAATTGAATTAAGAATTTTGGCTCATCTAAGTCAAGAGCCTGTGTTAGTAGATGCCTACCGTAATGGTAAAGATGTTCATCGCGTAACGGCACAACTGCTGTTTGATAAATTAGAAATTACTTCAGAAGAAAGACGCTTAGGCAAAATTATTAACTTTGGCGTAATTTATGGCATGGGAGCGCAAAGATTTGCGCGTGAATCTGGTTTTAACACGGATGTTGGCAAGCAGTTTATTGAAAAATACCGCGAGCAGTATGCTCAGGTGTTTGGATATCTAGAAAGCGTCAAAAAACAGGCGATCGCTTTAGGTTATGTCAATACAATTTTAGGTAGAAGGCGTTACGTGAATTTAGTTAGCGACAGTCTTAAATCATTGCGAGGAACTAATTCAGCAGCAATTAATTTGGATCATCTCGATTACAGTTATACCGATGCTCAAACCCTTAGAGCAGCAGCTAATTCACCAATTCAGGGTTCTAGTGCAGACATTATTAAGCTAGCTATGATTAAGCTACAGGATATTTTAAAAGATTATCAAGCTAGATTATTGCTACAGGTTCATGACGAATTGGTACTAGAAGTTCCTCCTGAAGAATGGCAGGAATTACAGCCGATTATTAAAGCGACGATGGAAAATGCTGTCAAGTTGAGCATTCCTTTAGCCGTGGATATTAATGCTGGTAAAAATTGGATGGAAGCAAAATAG